From one Nocardioides scoriae genomic stretch:
- a CDS encoding nuclear transport factor 2 family protein — MIHELAEVYRRYLDEVAWITRSGAWGSYADLFDQDAIFHRSGFPDVRGREAIRAMILTEATTLPGSLIERTDILWHALDLRRRLVVQEMRHVARDPGDGSQHQALATSVLRLGADGLWSRLDVVHSPEAYCSMYRKWALAAHRSGRDDEAHRVRELLEVTHPVGLS; from the coding sequence GTGATCCACGAGCTGGCCGAGGTCTATCGGCGTTACCTGGACGAGGTTGCCTGGATCACGCGTTCGGGTGCCTGGGGGTCGTACGCCGACCTCTTCGACCAGGACGCGATCTTCCACCGTTCCGGTTTTCCGGACGTGCGCGGTCGGGAGGCGATCAGGGCGATGATCCTGACGGAGGCGACCACGCTGCCGGGATCGCTGATCGAGCGCACCGACATCCTGTGGCACGCGCTCGACCTGCGTCGGCGCCTGGTGGTGCAGGAGATGCGCCACGTCGCCCGAGACCCCGGGGACGGCTCTCAGCACCAGGCCCTGGCCACGAGCGTGCTGCGCCTCGGCGCCGACGGGCTGTGGTCGCGGCTCGACGTCGTGCACAGCCCCGAGGCGTACTGCTCGATGTACCGGAAGTGGGCGCTCGCCGCCCACCGGAGCGGCCGTGACGACGAGGCGCACCGGGTGAGGGAGCTGCTCGAGGTCACCCACCCCGTCGGGCTC
- a CDS encoding helix-turn-helix transcriptional regulator — protein MDNRHEVREFLTSRRARLTPDDVGLPDIGTRRVAGLRRSEVATIAGLSVEYYARLERGHVAGASTPVLDALARALRLDDTERAHLFDLARAADGIPTSGRPRRRSGARSAARPSLLWALDAITDGVAFVRDPRQNLLATNALGRAFYSPVIGDGGRTPNLARFQFLDPASRDFYPDWDRFAEMCVGIMRAEAGRDPHDRGLQELVGELSTQSETFRRLWAAHDVRDHGAGTKRFHHPVVGELTLAYEEFAVTAEPGHIALIYTAEPGSPSAERLRLLASWAAEVPAVESNAQDLT, from the coding sequence GTGGACAACCGTCACGAGGTTCGTGAGTTCCTGACCTCCCGGCGTGCTCGGCTGACGCCGGACGACGTGGGCCTGCCCGACATCGGGACCCGTCGTGTCGCGGGGCTGCGTCGGAGCGAGGTGGCGACCATCGCGGGGCTGAGCGTGGAGTACTACGCCCGGCTCGAGCGCGGTCACGTCGCGGGCGCGTCGACGCCCGTGCTCGACGCCCTGGCGCGGGCGCTGCGCCTGGACGACACCGAGCGTGCCCACCTGTTCGACCTGGCACGGGCCGCCGACGGCATCCCCACCTCGGGACGACCCCGGCGCCGGAGCGGGGCGAGGTCGGCCGCGCGGCCCAGCCTGCTGTGGGCCCTGGACGCCATCACCGACGGCGTCGCGTTCGTGCGCGACCCGCGTCAGAACCTGCTGGCCACCAACGCCCTGGGCCGAGCCTTCTACTCACCCGTCATCGGCGACGGAGGGCGTACGCCGAACCTGGCCCGCTTCCAGTTCCTCGATCCCGCCTCCCGCGACTTCTACCCGGACTGGGACCGGTTCGCTGAGATGTGCGTCGGCATCATGCGCGCCGAGGCCGGTCGCGATCCGCACGACCGGGGTCTGCAGGAGCTCGTCGGCGAGCTGTCGACGCAGAGCGAGACGTTCCGTCGGCTGTGGGCCGCCCACGACGTGCGCGACCACGGCGCCGGCACCAAGCGCTTCCACCACCCCGTCGTCGGCGAGCTCACCCTGGCCTACGAGGAGTTCGCCGTCACCGCCGAGCCCGGCCACATCGCCCTGATCTACACCGCCGAGCCGGGGTCACCCTCGGCCGAGCGGCTGCGCCTGCTCGCCTCGTGGGCCGCGGAGGTCCCCGCGGTGGAGTCCAACGCCCAGGACCTCACGTGA
- a CDS encoding multidrug effflux MFS transporter, translating into MTTTTTPPPEARRTGPDRGDGRSEAATRGDRAAHVPLGVLVSVTALTMIAPLATDMYVPAFPLVVQDLGTTATSLQLTLTTYFVGMALGQLLGGPLSDQLGRRRPLLSALALMVVASLGCAVSPTVAALTAARFVQGLAGGWAMVIARSVVVDLASGPTLVRSLNLVQGVAGVAPVLGPLLGAALLEHSGWRTSFWLLVAWSAVMIVVVRLVLPETLPTRHRSSGGLRHLRDAGARVLRTRRFTAHLVVMSLSMGVVFAYVAASAFVLQSMNGLTPTQYSLVFAANAVGLMAATLVSARLAGRVPTTLVVAVGLAATGAAGVLLLVGAAWFDMPLWAALPGFFVLMTAQGLIGPNAGALASGAVPDDPGTGSALLGFVQWSTAGLVAPVAGAGGAATAVPMALMVLAMVLVSAAALRSATRP; encoded by the coding sequence ATGACCACCACGACCACGCCCCCACCCGAAGCTCGCCGGACCGGTCCCGACCGCGGGGACGGCCGATCCGAGGCGGCGACGCGCGGCGACCGTGCGGCGCACGTGCCGCTCGGCGTCCTGGTCAGCGTGACGGCGCTGACGATGATCGCCCCGCTCGCCACGGACATGTACGTCCCCGCCTTCCCCCTGGTGGTGCAGGACCTGGGGACCACGGCCACCTCCCTCCAGCTCACGTTGACGACCTACTTCGTCGGCATGGCTCTCGGGCAGCTGCTGGGCGGCCCGCTGTCCGACCAGCTGGGTCGCCGCCGCCCCCTGTTGTCCGCCCTCGCGCTGATGGTGGTGGCCTCGCTCGGGTGCGCGGTGAGCCCGACCGTGGCCGCGCTGACGGCGGCCCGGTTCGTGCAGGGTCTCGCGGGTGGCTGGGCCATGGTGATCGCCCGCTCGGTCGTGGTCGACCTCGCCTCCGGCCCCACGCTGGTGCGCTCGCTGAACCTCGTGCAGGGCGTGGCTGGGGTCGCTCCCGTCCTCGGGCCGCTGCTCGGCGCCGCCCTGCTCGAGCACTCGGGCTGGCGCACGTCCTTCTGGCTGCTGGTGGCCTGGAGCGCGGTCATGATCGTCGTGGTTCGCCTCGTGCTGCCCGAGACCCTCCCGACGAGGCACCGCAGCAGTGGTGGTCTCCGCCACCTCCGCGACGCGGGTGCTCGCGTCCTGCGGACCAGACGCTTCACCGCACACCTCGTGGTGATGTCGCTGTCGATGGGCGTGGTCTTCGCCTACGTCGCTGCGTCGGCATTCGTGCTGCAGTCCATGAACGGGTTGACCCCGACGCAGTACTCCCTCGTCTTCGCCGCCAACGCCGTGGGCCTGATGGCCGCCACGCTGGTCTCGGCCCGCCTGGCCGGCCGGGTCCCCACGACGCTCGTCGTCGCCGTCGGTCTGGCTGCCACCGGTGCGGCCGGCGTGCTCCTCCTCGTCGGCGCCGCGTGGTTCGACATGCCCCTGTGGGCCGCCCTGCCGGGCTTCTTCGTGCTGATGACCGCCCAGGGACTCATCGGCCCCAACGCCGGCGCCCTCGCGTCGGGGGCCGTCCCCGACGACCCCGGCACCGGCTCGGCACTGCTCGGCTTCGTGCAGTGGTCCACCGCCGGCCTGGTAGCTCCCGTCGCCGGGGCGGGTGGCGCCGCCACAGCCGTCCCCATGGCGCTGATGGTCCTCGCGATGGTCCTCGTGTCCGCGGCCGCCCTCCGTTCCGCAACCCGACCCTGA
- a CDS encoding cyclophilin-like fold protein, with protein MSFLPAPRASMTILLLALVLSACGADESPSGSARPSSTASSASDPAPTQTPTETTPASPTDGQEDQVQLEITIGDQQFTADLHDSAASRDLLAQLPVTLEMRDHGGVEKTGRLPSRLSLDGQPSGADPGVGDIGYYAPGNDLVLYHGDQSYYEGIVVLGRLQGDAAERIAGLDGTVRAQVEAR; from the coding sequence ATGTCCTTCCTGCCCGCACCACGCGCCTCGATGACGATCCTGCTGCTCGCCCTCGTGCTCAGCGCCTGTGGTGCCGACGAGTCGCCATCCGGGTCCGCGCGGCCCTCCTCGACAGCTTCGTCCGCCTCGGACCCGGCCCCCACCCAGACCCCGACGGAGACCACGCCGGCCAGCCCCACCGATGGTCAGGAGGACCAGGTGCAGCTCGAGATCACGATCGGCGACCAGCAGTTCACCGCCGACCTGCACGACAGCGCCGCCAGCCGCGACCTGCTCGCGCAGCTGCCGGTGACGCTGGAGATGCGCGACCACGGAGGCGTCGAGAAGACCGGCCGCCTCCCCTCGCGCCTGTCCCTGGACGGCCAGCCCTCCGGGGCCGACCCGGGCGTCGGTGACATCGGCTACTACGCGCCGGGCAACGACCTCGTCCTCTACCACGGCGACCAGTCCTACTACGAGGGCATCGTCGTGCTCGGCCGGCTGCAGGGCGACGCCGCCGAGCGCATCGCCGGCCTCGACGGCACCGTCCGAGCGCAGGTCGAAGCACGCTGA
- a CDS encoding alcohol dehydrogenase catalytic domain-containing protein, translating to MRAAIFNGPGKIDLEDRPMPTVQDPTDAVVRVVLACVCGSDLWWYRGISDLAHGTIGHEFIGVVDEVGDAVQDLAVGDFVIAPFSWSDGTCRNCQAGFHTACDHGGFFGQGGQDDGGQAEYVRVPQAAGTLVKVPGDDLSDDVMADLLALTDVMSTGYHAAVSAGVTEGMTVAVVGDGAVGLSGTLSATLLGAARVIVLGSTHEDRHALAREWGADEIITVRGSEAVAALKDLTDGNGADAVLECVGTKDSTETCFAIAAAGAIVGRVGVPHDVSIDGEATFFRNVGMRGGPAPARHYQPQLVQAVLDGEIHPGKVFDLVTDLDHIADAYAAMDERRAIKALIKISER from the coding sequence ATGCGAGCAGCAATCTTCAACGGCCCCGGCAAGATCGACCTCGAGGACCGCCCCATGCCGACCGTGCAGGACCCGACCGACGCCGTCGTACGTGTCGTCCTGGCATGTGTGTGCGGGTCCGACCTGTGGTGGTACCGCGGCATCTCCGACCTCGCGCACGGCACCATCGGTCACGAGTTCATCGGCGTCGTCGACGAGGTCGGTGACGCCGTCCAGGACCTGGCGGTCGGTGACTTCGTCATCGCCCCGTTCTCCTGGAGCGACGGCACCTGCCGCAACTGCCAGGCCGGTTTCCACACCGCCTGCGACCACGGCGGCTTCTTCGGCCAGGGCGGGCAGGACGACGGCGGCCAGGCGGAGTACGTCCGCGTCCCCCAGGCCGCCGGCACCCTGGTCAAGGTGCCCGGTGACGACCTCTCCGACGACGTGATGGCCGACCTGCTCGCCCTGACCGACGTCATGAGCACCGGATACCACGCCGCCGTCAGCGCCGGCGTGACCGAGGGGATGACCGTCGCCGTCGTCGGCGACGGTGCGGTGGGCCTGTCCGGCACCCTGTCGGCCACGCTCCTCGGAGCCGCCCGCGTCATCGTCCTCGGCAGCACCCACGAGGACCGCCACGCGCTGGCCCGCGAGTGGGGCGCCGACGAGATCATCACGGTCCGCGGGAGCGAGGCCGTGGCGGCCCTCAAGGACCTCACCGACGGCAACGGCGCCGACGCCGTCCTCGAGTGCGTCGGCACCAAGGACTCCACCGAGACCTGCTTCGCGATCGCCGCCGCCGGCGCGATCGTGGGTCGCGTCGGAGTGCCGCACGACGTCAGCATCGATGGCGAGGCCACCTTCTTCCGCAACGTCGGCATGCGCGGCGGCCCCGCCCCCGCCCGCCACTACCAGCCCCAGCTCGTGCAGGCCGTCCTCGACGGCGAGATCCACCCCGGCAAGGTCTTCGACCTCGTCACCGACCTCGACCACATCGCGGACGCCTACGCCGCCATGGACGAGCGCCGGGCCATCAAGGCACTCATCAAGATCAGCGAACGCTGA
- a CDS encoding (R)-mandelonitrile lyase translates to MRGAPPTKFTQSGGQSGSGPKDWFTGAVVIDGIRNPDDQSAVGCAHVRFTPGARTAWHTHPRGQTLYVTDGIGLVATRDGGVQEIRPGDVVYVEPGEEHWHGATRDRFMAHVAIQEADERGEVVTWLDHVTDDEYAG, encoded by the coding sequence CTGAGAGGAGCACCACCCACGAAGTTCACCCAGAGCGGCGGTCAGTCCGGCTCCGGCCCGAAGGACTGGTTCACCGGCGCCGTCGTCATCGACGGCATCCGCAACCCTGACGACCAGTCGGCCGTCGGCTGCGCCCACGTCCGGTTCACCCCCGGCGCCCGCACCGCGTGGCACACCCACCCCCGAGGCCAGACCCTCTACGTCACCGACGGCATCGGTCTCGTCGCCACCCGCGACGGCGGCGTCCAAGAGATCCGACCCGGCGACGTCGTCTACGTCGAGCCCGGCGAGGAGCACTGGCACGGCGCCACCCGCGACCGGTTCATGGCCCACGTCGCCATCCAGGAGGCCGACGAGCGGGGCGAGGTCGTCACCTGGCTCGACCACGTCACCGACGACGAGTACGCCGGCTGA
- the araA gene encoding L-arabinose isomerase, producing the protein MTSVPSTPQVWFLTGSQSLYGPETLDQVAAQSQGIAARLAGSELPVEVVWKPVLLDAVAIHRQVLDANADPDCVGVVVWMHTFSPAKMWIAGLDALAKPMLHLHTQAGMALPWSSIDMDFMNLNQAAHGDREFGYMQSRLGVARKTVAGHVDSPSVRHRVEAWARAALGRHELRQLRLARFGDNMRDVAVTEGDKVEAQHRFGVSVNTYGVSELVAVVDAQGDDDVDKLVTEYADLYRVAPELLPGGERHESLRYGARVELGLRRFLTDGGFGAFTTNFEDLGGLRQLPGLAVQRLMGDGFGFGGEGDWKTSVLLRGMKTMATGMPGGTSFMEDYTYHLVPGEEKILGAHMLEVCPSISTARATLEIHPLSIGDREDPVRLRFTADPGPAVVVGISDLGDRFRLTLNEVDVVEPDEALPKLPVACAVWEPHPSLSTSAESWLMAGGPHHTVLSTALDTEVLEDFAEMSRTELLVIDEDTTTRGFAKELRWNAAYHRLARGI; encoded by the coding sequence ATGACGTCCGTCCCCTCCACGCCGCAGGTGTGGTTCCTCACCGGCAGCCAGTCCCTCTACGGTCCCGAGACCCTCGACCAGGTCGCCGCCCAGTCGCAGGGGATCGCGGCCCGGCTCGCCGGCTCCGAGCTCCCGGTCGAGGTGGTCTGGAAGCCGGTGCTGCTCGACGCGGTCGCCATCCACCGCCAGGTGCTGGACGCGAACGCCGACCCCGACTGCGTCGGCGTCGTGGTGTGGATGCACACCTTCTCGCCGGCCAAGATGTGGATCGCGGGCCTCGACGCGCTGGCCAAGCCGATGCTCCACCTGCACACCCAGGCCGGCATGGCGCTGCCGTGGTCGTCCATCGACATGGACTTCATGAACCTCAACCAGGCCGCCCACGGCGACCGGGAGTTCGGCTACATGCAGTCGCGCCTCGGCGTGGCCCGCAAGACGGTCGCGGGCCACGTCGACTCGCCGTCGGTGCGCCACCGCGTCGAGGCGTGGGCCCGCGCGGCCCTCGGACGCCACGAGCTGCGCCAGCTGCGCCTGGCCCGGTTCGGCGACAACATGCGCGACGTCGCGGTCACCGAGGGCGACAAGGTGGAGGCACAGCACCGCTTCGGGGTCTCGGTCAACACCTACGGCGTCAGCGAGCTGGTGGCCGTGGTCGACGCCCAGGGCGACGACGACGTCGACAAGCTGGTCACGGAGTACGCCGACCTCTACCGCGTCGCCCCCGAGCTGCTCCCGGGCGGCGAGCGCCACGAGTCGCTGCGCTACGGCGCCCGCGTCGAGCTCGGCCTGCGTCGCTTCCTCACCGACGGCGGCTTCGGGGCCTTCACCACCAACTTCGAGGACCTCGGCGGCCTGCGCCAGCTCCCCGGCCTGGCCGTGCAGCGCCTCATGGGCGACGGCTTCGGCTTCGGCGGCGAGGGCGACTGGAAGACCTCGGTGCTGCTGCGCGGCATGAAGACGATGGCCACCGGGATGCCGGGCGGCACGTCGTTCATGGAGGACTACACCTATCACCTGGTCCCGGGCGAGGAGAAGATCCTCGGCGCCCACATGCTCGAGGTCTGCCCCAGCATCAGCACCGCCCGGGCGACCCTCGAGATCCACCCGCTCTCCATCGGTGACCGCGAGGACCCGGTGCGGCTGCGCTTCACCGCCGACCCCGGCCCCGCCGTCGTGGTCGGCATCTCGGACCTCGGCGACCGCTTCCGCCTCACCCTCAACGAGGTCGACGTGGTCGAGCCCGACGAGGCGCTGCCGAAGCTCCCCGTCGCCTGTGCAGTCTGGGAGCCCCACCCCTCGCTGTCCACCTCCGCGGAGTCGTGGCTGATGGCCGGCGGTCCCCACCACACCGTGCTGTCCACCGCGCTCGACACCGAGGTGCTCGAGGACTTCGCCGAGATGAGCCGCACCGAGCTGCTCGTCATCGACGAGGACACCACGACCCGCGGCTTCGCCAAGGAGCTGCGCTGGAACGCGGCGTACCACCGCCTGGCGCGCGGGATCTGA
- a CDS encoding L-ribulose-5-phosphate 4-epimerase has protein sequence MTAVTEVQSTIGTLRREVCALHAELTRYQLVVWTAGNVSARVPGHDLLVIKPSGVSYDDLTPENMVVCDLEGRVVDGQHAPSSDTEAQAYVYREMPQVGGVVHTHSTYATAWAARAEPVPCVLTMGADEFGGEIPVGPFAVIGDDSIGRGIVDTLRGSRSPAVLMQNHGVFSIGPTARAAVKAAVMCEDVARTVHVSRQLGAPVPISQPQVDALFDRYQNVYGQR, from the coding sequence ATGACCGCGGTCACCGAGGTCCAGTCGACGATCGGCACGCTGCGCCGCGAGGTGTGCGCGCTGCACGCCGAGCTGACCCGCTACCAGCTCGTGGTCTGGACGGCCGGCAACGTCTCGGCCCGGGTGCCGGGCCACGACCTGCTCGTCATCAAGCCCAGCGGGGTGTCCTACGACGACCTCACGCCCGAGAACATGGTCGTGTGCGACCTCGAGGGCCGGGTCGTCGACGGCCAGCACGCGCCGTCGTCGGACACCGAGGCGCAGGCCTACGTCTACCGCGAGATGCCCCAGGTGGGCGGCGTGGTGCACACCCACTCGACGTACGCCACGGCGTGGGCGGCGCGCGCCGAGCCGGTGCCGTGCGTGCTCACGATGGGCGCCGACGAGTTCGGCGGGGAGATCCCCGTCGGGCCGTTCGCGGTCATCGGCGACGACTCGATCGGCCGCGGCATCGTCGACACCCTGCGCGGCAGCCGCTCGCCGGCCGTGCTGATGCAGAACCACGGCGTCTTCTCCATCGGGCCCACCGCCCGGGCGGCCGTCAAGGCGGCCGTGATGTGCGAGGACGTCGCCCGCACGGTGCACGTCTCGCGGCAGCTCGGCGCCCCGGTGCCGATCTCGCAGCCGCAGGTCGACGCGCTCTTCGACCGCTACCAGAACGTCTACGGCCAGCGCTGA
- the araB gene encoding ribulokinase, with product MTTAPHPEPAGHEETYVVGVDYGTLSGRALVVRVSDGAELGTATTEYPHAVLETTLPGSEVRLPPDWALQVPEDYRHVLRTAVPAALAEAGVDPAHVVGIATDFTACTMVPTLADGTPLDEVPGLEGRPHAYTKLWKHHAAQPQADRITALAAERGETWLARYGGLISSEWEFAKGLQLLEEDPELYARTERWVEAADWIVWQLCGRYVRNACTAGYKGMLQDGAYPSRDFLAALDPGFADFVVDKVEHPIGELGERAGGLTAEAAAWTGLPEGIAVAVGNVDAHVTAPAARATEPGQMVAIMGTSTCHVMNADVLREVPGMCGVVDGGIVAGRYGYEAGQSGVGDIFGWFVDHGVPPSYAQQARAAGETVHELLTRLASAQQVGEHGLVALDWHSGNRSVLVDHELSGTVVGLTLSTRPEDVYRALLEATAFGARVIVETFRHAGVPVEEFVVAGGLAKNHLLMQVYADVLRLPLSVIGSAQGPALGSAIHAAVAAGAYADVTAAAERMGRVRRGAFLPDEAAALRYDRLYAEYVALHDHFGRGDGLMRRLRALRREAVASRGSAPGSGAGSDDGSGAGSGAGVPEAARETEGALA from the coding sequence ATGACCACCGCACCGCACCCCGAGCCCGCCGGGCACGAGGAGACCTACGTCGTCGGCGTCGACTACGGCACGCTGTCGGGCCGCGCCCTGGTGGTGCGGGTGAGCGACGGCGCCGAGCTGGGCACGGCCACCACGGAGTACCCCCACGCGGTCCTGGAGACCACGCTCCCCGGGTCCGAGGTGCGCCTGCCCCCGGACTGGGCGCTGCAGGTGCCCGAGGACTACCGCCACGTGCTGCGCACCGCCGTCCCGGCGGCCCTGGCCGAGGCCGGCGTCGACCCGGCGCACGTGGTCGGCATCGCCACCGACTTCACCGCCTGCACCATGGTCCCGACGCTCGCCGACGGCACCCCGCTCGACGAGGTGCCGGGCCTGGAGGGCCGTCCGCACGCCTACACCAAGCTGTGGAAGCACCACGCCGCGCAGCCGCAGGCCGACCGCATCACCGCCCTGGCGGCCGAGCGGGGCGAGACCTGGCTGGCGCGCTACGGCGGGCTGATCTCCTCGGAGTGGGAGTTCGCCAAGGGGCTGCAGCTGCTCGAGGAGGACCCCGAGCTCTACGCCCGCACCGAGCGCTGGGTCGAGGCCGCCGACTGGATCGTGTGGCAGCTGTGCGGCCGCTACGTCCGCAACGCCTGCACCGCGGGCTACAAGGGGATGCTGCAGGACGGCGCCTACCCCTCGCGCGACTTCCTGGCCGCGCTCGATCCCGGCTTCGCCGACTTCGTCGTCGACAAGGTCGAGCACCCGATCGGCGAGCTGGGCGAGCGCGCGGGCGGTCTCACGGCCGAGGCCGCCGCCTGGACCGGCCTGCCCGAGGGCATCGCGGTCGCCGTCGGCAACGTCGACGCCCACGTGACCGCTCCCGCGGCCCGCGCCACCGAGCCGGGCCAGATGGTCGCGATCATGGGCACCTCGACGTGCCACGTGATGAACGCCGACGTGCTGCGGGAGGTCCCCGGCATGTGCGGGGTCGTCGACGGCGGCATCGTGGCGGGCCGCTACGGCTACGAGGCCGGGCAGAGCGGCGTCGGCGACATCTTCGGGTGGTTCGTCGACCACGGCGTCCCCCCGTCGTACGCGCAGCAGGCGCGTGCGGCGGGGGAGACCGTCCACGAGCTGCTGACGCGCCTGGCGTCGGCGCAGCAGGTGGGCGAGCACGGGCTGGTGGCCCTCGACTGGCACAGCGGCAACCGCTCGGTGCTGGTCGACCACGAGCTCTCGGGCACCGTCGTGGGGCTGACGCTCAGCACCCGGCCCGAGGACGTCTACCGCGCGCTGCTGGAGGCCACCGCCTTCGGCGCCCGGGTGATCGTGGAGACCTTCCGCCACGCCGGCGTGCCGGTCGAGGAGTTCGTGGTGGCGGGCGGCCTGGCCAAGAACCACCTGCTCATGCAGGTCTACGCCGACGTGCTGCGGCTGCCGCTGTCGGTGATCGGCTCGGCCCAGGGCCCGGCACTGGGGTCCGCCATCCACGCCGCGGTCGCGGCCGGGGCGTACGCCGACGTCACCGCGGCCGCCGAGCGGATGGGCCGGGTGCGCCGCGGCGCGTTCCTGCCCGACGAGGCTGCAGCGCTGCGCTACGACCGGCTCTACGCGGAGTACGTCGCGCTGCACGACCACTTCGGCCGCGGCGACGGCCTGATGCGCCGGCTCCGGGCGCTGCGCCGCGAGGCGGTGGCGTCCCGTGGCTCCGCCCCCGGATCGGGTGCGGGGTCGGACGACGGGTCGGGCGCCGGGTCGGGCGCCGGGGTTCCCGAGGCGGCTCGCGAGACCGAGGGGGCGCTGGCATGA
- a CDS encoding LacI family DNA-binding transcriptional regulator yields MLEKSSTGGALLPAGRSPVMADVAGLAGVSLQTVSRVVNGADHVRPATRKRVDEAISQLGYRPNVAARALVTQRSATVGVICTASEFRGPATIYRSVQSAARAAGYFVSAIDLPEFTCGDVTQAVEHLRDQRVEGIVLIAANDEALTAVRARSAGELPVVVVEGDLSRVRLTAGVDNRLGAAIATEHLIALGHTEIQHVAGPAGWAEARERLSGWRDAMQVAGLRPPEPLVGDWSAGSGHAAGVRLAAMAATGDVTAVFVANDHMAVGVLRALHEAGVRVPEDVSVVGFDDLPEAAYLIPPLTTVHQDLPAVGERAIEVLRAAVEHGGPAGSRGLTDRVGTLLRPTLVVRRSTCPPRATPSITIHVERTP; encoded by the coding sequence ATGCTGGAGAAGAGCTCCACCGGTGGTGCCCTCCTGCCGGCAGGGAGGTCGCCGGTGATGGCGGACGTCGCCGGGCTCGCGGGGGTGTCCCTGCAGACGGTGTCACGGGTGGTCAACGGCGCCGACCACGTACGTCCCGCCACCCGGAAGCGGGTCGACGAGGCGATCTCCCAGCTCGGCTACCGGCCGAACGTCGCTGCTCGCGCGCTGGTCACCCAGCGCTCGGCCACGGTCGGTGTCATCTGCACCGCGAGCGAGTTCCGGGGTCCCGCCACGATCTACCGGTCAGTCCAGTCCGCCGCCAGGGCCGCGGGTTACTTCGTCAGCGCGATCGACCTGCCGGAGTTCACGTGCGGCGACGTGACCCAGGCCGTCGAACACCTACGTGACCAGCGGGTGGAGGGCATCGTGCTGATCGCGGCCAACGACGAGGCGCTGACGGCAGTCCGTGCTCGGTCGGCCGGCGAGCTGCCCGTGGTGGTGGTGGAGGGCGACCTGTCCCGGGTGCGGCTGACCGCCGGCGTGGACAACCGCCTCGGCGCAGCCATCGCGACCGAGCACCTGATCGCGCTCGGCCACACCGAGATCCAGCACGTGGCCGGCCCCGCGGGGTGGGCCGAGGCGCGCGAACGGCTCTCGGGCTGGCGCGACGCGATGCAGGTCGCCGGGCTGCGTCCGCCCGAGCCGCTGGTGGGCGATTGGAGCGCCGGGAGCGGCCACGCCGCCGGCGTACGCCTGGCTGCGATGGCCGCGACGGGCGACGTCACCGCCGTCTTCGTCGCCAACGACCACATGGCCGTCGGCGTGTTGCGCGCGCTGCACGAGGCGGGGGTGCGGGTGCCCGAGGACGTCAGCGTCGTCGGCTTCGACGACCTGCCCGAGGCGGCCTACCTGATCCCGCCGCTCACCACCGTCCACCAGGACCTCCCAGCCGTCGGAGAACGCGCGATCGAGGTGCTGCGAGCCGCTGTCGAGCACGGCGGGCCGGCCGGCTCGCGCGGGCTCACCGACCGGGTCGGCACGTTGCTCCGACCCACGCTCGTCGTACGCCGCAGTACCTGCCCGCCCCGCGCAACCCCCAGCATCACCATCCACGTCGAGAGGACCCCATGA